From Pyrenophora tritici-repentis strain M4 chromosome 1, whole genome shotgun sequence, the proteins below share one genomic window:
- a CDS encoding AraJ, Arabinose efflux permease: MTVLSRFLNKKTTEDVHEKGTPDSVTPAGTPPRGNSDTVQATDLEPKGRVPAISIILGAVASIGGFMFGYESGQISGFLEMDDFQSRFGENGKFSAVRSGAIVGLLAVGTLFGCLGSAPLADTFGRRLTISGSAFFYIIGVIIEITSKNVWVQFAMGRFTAGLGIGALSTVVPMYQSESIPKRIRGATVSSYQLFITLGIWTAYMVNYGTEKDYSNSAQWRIPNGLSALWAIILGSTILLLPESPRYAYRKGNVEDARKNMARLNGVDPYSPFIDAQIAEIQEKLEAESAGGDHPWHEIFTGPRMLYRTLLGMVLQAGQQLTGANYFFYYGTTIFAATGLSNSYVTSIILGTVNVVATIFGLWVVENVGRRKAMMAGAAWMAVCLFIYSFIGQYQLDHVNPLSTPQAGNIMIVFTCLFIAAFATTWGPLVWAIVGEMYPARYRATCMGLATKGRSLEEIDTMYVLHVNPITSANWDPSSLQKDGLVDTDRLHMGAGGRTFSKAEQSGGGILEPAERNEVQV, from the exons ATGACGGTCTTATCACGATTCCTCAACAAGAAGACTACTGAGGATGTTCACGAGAAGGGAACACCCGACAGTGTCACTCCTGCAGGCACTCCTCCCAGGGGTAACTCAGATACAGTGCAGGCCACAGACCTCGAGCCCAAGGGCCGAGTACCTGCCATCTCCATCATTCTGGGAGCTGTTGCCAGTATTGGTGGCTTCATGTTCGGATACGAGTCTGGACAGATATCTGGTTTCCTTGAGATGGATGATTTCCAGAGCCGCTTCGGTGAGAACGGCAAGTTCTCTGCGGTACGCTCTGGTGCCATTGTCGGTCTTCTTGC CGTCGGTACCCTTTTCGGGTGCTTGGGCTCAGCGCCTCTAGCTGACACCTTCGGTCGTCGTCTCACTATCTCCGGTTCTGCCTTCTTCTACATCATCGGTGTGATTATCGAAATCACTAGCAAGAATGTCTGGGTTCAGTTCGCCATGGGTCGTTTCACTGCTGGTCTCGGTATCGGAGCTCTTTCGACCGTCGTGCCCATGTACCAATCAGAGTCCATCCCGAAGCGTATCCGTGGTGCTACCGTTTCCTCATACCAGCTGTTCATCACACTGGGTATCTGGACTGCGTACATGGTCAACTACGGCACAGAAAAGGATTACAGCAACAGTGCTCAATGGCGTATTCCCAACGGTCTTTCCGCACTATGGGCCATCATTCTCGGCAGCACCATCCTCCTCCTTCCCGAGTCGCCTCGTTACGCATACCGCAAGGGCAACGTCGAAGATGCACGCAAGAACATGGCTCGTCTCAACGGTGTAGATCCCTACAGCCCCTTCATTGACGCCCAGATTGCCGAGATCCAGGAGAAGCTCGAAGCTGAATCTGCTGGTGGTGACCACCCATGGCACGAGATCTTCACCGGTCCTCGCATGCTGTACCGCACTCTTCTCGGAATGGTGCTCCAGGCTGGTCAGCAACTTACTGGTGCCAACTACTTCTTCTACTACGGCACAACCATCTTCGCCGCCACCGGTCTCAGCAACTCTTACGTCACCTCCATCATCCTCGGAACTGTCAACGTCGTAGCAACCATCTTTGGTCTATGGGTTGTCGAGAACGTCGGTCGCCGCAAGGCTATGATGGCTGGTGCCGCATGGATGGCCGTCTGCCTTTTCATCTATTCTTTCATTGGACAATACCAGCTTGATCACGTAAACCCCCTCAGCACACCACAAGCCGGAAACATCATGATTGTCTTCACCTGCCTGTTCATTGCTGCATTCGCTACGACCTGGGGCCCCCTTGTGTGGGCTATCGTTGGAGAAATGTATCCGGCAAGATACCGTGCCACCTGCATGGGTCTCGCT ACAAAGGGTCGCTCGCTCGAGGAAATCGACACCATGTACGTCCTCCACGTCAACCCTATTACCAGCGCCAATTGGGACCCGTCCAGCCTCCAAAAGGATGGTTTGGTGGATACCGACAGGCTGCATATGGGTGCTGGAGGCCGTACCTTCAGCAAGGCTGAACAGTCTGGTGGAGGCATCTTGGAGCCTGCGGAGAGGAACGAGGTGCAAGTTTGA
- a CDS encoding Homeobox-KN multi-domain protein: MNHTTETSAGGIDPFFTCRNHHLGSDCVLDDASFAALSEALTESNTVSSQHNDRWFTDTPLRNLSNDSTASSSPFTPGLSISRPKLGSRFSREVIRTLKDWLAAHEQHPYPNESQMESLRNRTGLNKAQLTNWFANARRRGKVQSVRPTSPQVHTTSTPIDIIQRPGTPAVRASMDYKDPMQRWVESPPEHEPAAVGDIARAMASRENGSGHFSYNQPWQSPCAMSSASSARTSQSSECSGHCSSGSQKSLKVRRAPRKKRASTRRCLGKETTSLVTMPYQCTFCTEVFRTKYDWQRHEKSLHLPLEKWICALLGPRATKESPGEQCCVYCGETEPDDAHIEAHHYSACQERNLEERTFHRKDHLVQHLRLVHGVEFAEWSMAHWMLPIPDVRSRCGFCGTIMDTWLERTDHLADHFKSGATMASWQGDWGFDDSVTRLVETAIPPELIDWERSTLIPMKGSDPSWGTPPNAYELLKIEIEFFIQRTYDNEGHLPDNDAIQLEACRIIFAAETSSPTTTTAPHDISWLRDLIMSSPGITERARFQPVRTSRESRHFPLRILAKDHLFEQCPMEAHLQDFVLRQKVAGAVLDDAQLHHEACQIVRQMEQESSTPSDVFANWIVKGIYSGMDWLSNFKKRAAICETVGMTDLTNEFNLDTIFEPSWSRPSPLKPSVAPLDTQFPAQDVPDIFSPLPTFSEAPTVASTSVNRTDVHGRLRTLLPDDTNFYRIFDSDMRRWAASTLSPKNPNCHIPSDEEIQHQARWIMYDGDDPWNQTPADFPSWLWRFKKDVGIATDAEVVNPHELAVQPDCN, encoded by the exons ATGAATCACACAACTGAAACTTCTGCTGGCGGTATTGATCCGTTCTTCACATGCCGAAATCACCATCTCGGTTCCGATTGCGTCTTGGATGATGCCAGTTTCGCGGCCTTGTCAGAAGCATTGACAGAGTCGAATACAGTGTCTTCACAACATAATGACCGTTGGTTTACCGATACCCCGCTTCGAAACCTCTCGAATGATTCTACAGCTTCTTCATCCCCTTTTACACCAGGGTTGTCGATATCAAGACCCAAGCTTGGCAGTCGATTCTCTAGAGAAGTCATCCGCACTTTGAAAGACTGGCTTGCAGCACATGAGCAACATCCATACCCCAATGAAAGCCAGATGGAATCTCTCCGTAATCGAACCGGGTTGAACAAAGCGCAGCTGACCAATTGGTTTGCAAATGCTCGTCGACGGGGTAAGGTGCAGAGTGTTCGACCCACGTCACCTCAAGTCCATACTACGTCGACCCCGATCGATATCATCCAGCGACCCGGCACACCCGCTGTCAGGGCATCTATGGACTACAAGGACCCCATGCAACGATGGGTGGAATCACCTCCGGAACATGAGCCTGCAGCTGTTGGCGACATTGCTCGCGCTATGGCTTCCC GCGAGAATGGTTCCGGGCACTTTTCGTACAACCAACCGTGGCAATCGCCTTGCGCGATGTCATCAGCAAGTAGTGCCAGGACTTCCCAGTCCAGCGAATGCTCGGGTCATTGCTCTTCGGGGTCGCAGAAGTCACTCAAAGTACGTCGTGCACCACGTAAGAAGAGAGCTAGCACCAGGCGGTGTCTTGGAAAAGAAACCACCTCACTTGTCACTATGCCATACCAATGCACATTTTGTACTGAGGTCTTCAGGACTAAATACGATTGGCAGAGGCATGAAAAGTCGCTCCATCTTCCCCTTGAAAAATGGATATGTGCACTTCTAGGCCCCCGAGCAACAAAAGAGTCTCCTGGAGAGCAATGCTGCGTCTACTGTGGCGAGACTGAGCCGGACGATGCTCATATCGAAGCGCACCATTATTCGGCCTGCCAAGAGCGGAATCTTGAGGAACGCACGTTCCACCGCAAAGACCATCTTGTCCAGCACCTTCGTTTGGTGCATGGTGTTGAATTCGCCGAATGGTCAATGGCCCACTGGATGCTACCTATACCTGATGTTCGATCTCGTTGTGGATTTTGTGGCACCATCATGGATACGTGGCTAGAGAGAACCGATCATCTTGCGGATCACTTCAAGTCCGGCGCTACAATGGCCAGTTGGCAAGGCGACTGGGGATTTGACGACTCTGTTACGCGCTTGGTGGAGACTGCTATTCCCCCAG AGCTCATCGATTGGGAAAGAAGTACACTCATCCCGATGAAAGGTAGCGACCCGTCATGGGGTACTCCACCAAACGCGTACGAACTGCTCAAGATCGAGATTGAATTCTTTATTCAAAGAACTTACGACAATGAGGGGCATTTGCCTGATAACGATGCCATACAGCTTGAGGCGTGTCGCATCATCTTTGCAGCCGAGACAAGCTCTCCCACAACTACTACTGCACCCCACGATATTTCATGGCTGCGAGACTTGATCATGTCATCTCCGGGAATCACTGAGCGTGCTAGATTCCAGCCCGTACGAACTTCCCGCGAGAGCAGGCATTTTCCATTGAGAATACTTGCCAAAGATCATTTGTTCGAGCAGTGCCCCATGGAGGCACATCTACAGGACTTTGTTTTGAGACAGAAAGTAGCGGGTGCAGTGTTAGACGACGCACAACTACATCACGAGGCATGCCAGATCGTAAGGCAGATGGAGCAGGAATCGAGTACACCATCCGACGTCTTTGCCAATTGGATCGTCAAGGGAATCTATTCGGGTATGGACTGGCTTTCAAACTTTAAGAAACGAGCAGCAATTTGCGAAACTGTTGGTATGACAGACCTAACCAACGAGTTCAACTTGGACACCATCTTCGAACCATCATGGTCACGACCATCTCCGTTAAAGCCTTCAGTGGCACCGCTTGATACTCAATTCCCAGCCCAAGACGTTCCTGATATCTTCTCACCACTGCCGACTTTCTCAGAAGCACCTACCGTCGCATCTACATCAGTAAATCGAACTGACGTTCATGGTCGATTGCGGACGTTGCTTCCGGACGACACTAATTTCTACCGCATTTTCGACAGCGACATGCGACGCTGGGCAGCCTCAACACTATCACCGAAGAACCCAAACTGCCACATACCCTCTGACGAAGAAATCCAGCACCAAGCACGATGGATCATGTACGATGGCGACGATCCGTGGAACCAAACACCCGCAGACTTTCCGAGTTGGCTGTGGCGGTTTAAGAAGGATGTTGGGATTGCGACGGATGCTGAAGTTGTAAATCCTCATGAGCTGGCTGTTCAGCCGGATTGTAACTAA